In the Chroococcidiopsis sp. SAG 2025 genome, one interval contains:
- the trpD gene encoding anthranilate phosphoribosyltransferase: MTSTSAIDLSNSSLPEASNTWATQLLQQLLDRQSLSGAQAAQLMQEWLNESIPPVLSGAILAAIQAKGVSAEELAGMAQVLQSVRAHSTGAQMCAPTPLIDTCGTGGDGAATFNISTAVAFVAAAAGVPVAKHGNRSASSRVGSADVLEALGVNLNAAADKIQAAVAEVGITFLFAPGWHPAMKAVAPLRKTLKVRTIFNLLGPLVNPLHPTGQVIGVCESNLPLTIAHALQQLGTKQAIVLHGRERLDEAGLGDATDLAVLSNGQVELTTIHPQELGLAPAPTSALRGGDVQENAAILTAVLQGKGTQAQQDVVALNAALALQVGEKIPLGEYAAGISLAREILYSGAAWAKLQQLVQFL; this comes from the coding sequence ATGACCTCTACATCAGCCATCGATCTCAGCAATAGTTCTCTCCCAGAAGCTTCAAATACCTGGGCAACGCAATTACTTCAGCAATTACTGGATCGTCAATCTTTGTCTGGCGCACAAGCAGCGCAACTCATGCAGGAATGGCTAAACGAAAGCATTCCACCTGTCTTATCTGGAGCAATATTAGCAGCAATTCAGGCTAAAGGTGTATCAGCCGAAGAACTGGCTGGGATGGCTCAAGTTTTACAATCTGTGCGGGCGCACAGCACCGGCGCACAGATGTGCGCCCCTACACCTTTAATCGATACCTGCGGTACTGGTGGAGATGGAGCTGCAACCTTTAATATATCTACTGCGGTTGCCTTTGTCGCAGCAGCGGCGGGAGTACCAGTAGCTAAACACGGCAATCGCTCTGCTTCTAGTCGAGTCGGTTCTGCGGATGTCTTGGAAGCACTAGGAGTTAATCTCAATGCTGCCGCAGACAAAATACAAGCAGCTGTTGCAGAAGTAGGTATTACATTTTTATTTGCTCCTGGGTGGCATCCCGCTATGAAGGCTGTTGCCCCGTTACGCAAAACGCTGAAAGTACGGACGATATTTAATCTATTAGGACCGCTAGTCAACCCTTTGCACCCAACAGGACAAGTCATTGGAGTTTGTGAATCAAACTTACCACTGACTATCGCTCATGCCTTACAGCAGTTAGGGACAAAACAGGCAATTGTGCTGCACGGACGGGAAAGGTTAGATGAAGCAGGCTTAGGTGATGCTACAGATTTAGCAGTGTTATCTAACGGACAGGTGGAGTTAACAACTATACATCCGCAGGAACTAGGCTTAGCACCTGCACCAACATCAGCATTAAGGGGTGGAGACGTACAGGAAAATGCAGCAATTCTCACCGCTGTATTGCAAGGTAAGGGAACTCAAGCACAGCAAGATGTTGTTGCTTTAAATGCAGCGCTAGCACTGCAAGTAGGAGAAAAGATCCCTTTAGGTGAATATGCTGCTGGCATTAGCCTAGCTAGGGAAATTCTGTATAGTGGTGCTGCTTGGGCAAAGCTACAGCAACTCGTACAATTCTTGTAA
- a CDS encoding glycosyltransferase family 2 protein, whose amino-acid sequence MVSPKYSLVVPVYNEEKNILELYRRVSAVGEQLDGAIELIFVNDGSRDRTLQIVRDLHQNDPRVSYLSLARNFGHQIAVTAGLNFARGKVAIVMDADLQDPPELILEMVAKWQHGFQVVYAQRTQRQKESWFKRGTAYIFYRLLQHLADVDIPTDTGDFCLIDRQVLDILNAMPERNRYMRGLRAWIGFRQTSVQFDRPPRFAGKVNYTFGKSLALALNGLVSFSKVPLRLSTYVGLFAAAIAVLMALLVLYWRLFVPQSPLTGFTIILVAIFFLGAVQLVSIGILGEYIGRIYEEVKGRPIYTLAEVGGFPSHSGNWESGIGSRESGGRELRELRELREEEI is encoded by the coding sequence ATGGTATCGCCTAAGTATTCCTTGGTTGTTCCAGTCTATAACGAAGAAAAAAATATCCTAGAACTCTATCGCCGCGTCAGTGCGGTTGGCGAACAATTGGATGGAGCGATAGAACTCATATTTGTTAATGATGGCAGCCGCGATCGCACTTTGCAAATCGTGCGCGACTTACATCAAAATGACCCTCGCGTATCCTACCTCAGTCTTGCCCGCAATTTCGGACATCAAATTGCGGTGACGGCTGGACTTAATTTTGCTAGGGGTAAAGTGGCGATTGTCATGGACGCTGACTTACAAGACCCGCCAGAATTGATTTTAGAGATGGTAGCCAAATGGCAACATGGCTTTCAAGTTGTTTATGCCCAACGCACGCAGCGCCAAAAAGAAAGTTGGTTCAAACGCGGTACGGCATACATATTTTATCGCCTGCTCCAACACCTTGCTGATGTGGATATTCCCACCGATACAGGAGATTTCTGTTTGATCGATCGGCAAGTCTTAGATATCCTTAATGCCATGCCAGAACGCAATCGCTACATGCGCGGCTTACGGGCTTGGATTGGTTTTCGTCAAACATCCGTACAATTCGATCGCCCGCCTCGTTTTGCTGGTAAGGTCAATTACACTTTCGGTAAGTCTCTGGCTCTGGCTTTGAATGGCTTAGTGTCGTTCTCTAAAGTCCCCTTGCGCCTCTCTACTTACGTCGGTCTATTTGCTGCGGCGATCGCTGTTCTCATGGCTCTACTCGTATTGTACTGGCGATTGTTTGTACCTCAGTCTCCTTTGACTGGCTTTACGATTATTTTGGTAGCAATTTTCTTCCTTGGTGCAGTTCAACTTGTCAGTATTGGCATCTTAGGTGAGTATATCGGGCGGATTTATGAAGAAGTCAAAGGCAGACCAATTTACACCTTAGCCGAAGTAGGGGGATTTCCTAGTCATTCGGGGAATTGGGAGTCGGGAATCGGGAGTCGGGAGTCGGGGGGAAGAGAGCTGAGGGAGCTGAGGGAGCTGAGGGAGGAAGAAATTTAA
- the larB gene encoding nickel pincer cofactor biosynthesis protein LarB has product MSQPEALRSLLESVAAGNVSPTVALDKLKHFTYEPVGEFAHIDHHRQLRTGFPETIWGQGKTPDQIVQIMAAMRQRNSVVMATRIEPDVAEQLEEKVEGLRYYPMAKIAAIAPARIEPQYPGKIGILSAGTADLPVAEEAAITAELSSFRVLRLWDVGVAGIHRLLDNRHVIAEASVLIVVAGMEGALPSVVAGLADCPVIAVPTSVGYGASFSGLAPLLTMLNSCAAGVGVVNIDNGFGAAILAGQILRTAGKLQ; this is encoded by the coding sequence ATGTCTCAACCCGAAGCCTTGCGATCGCTCTTAGAATCTGTAGCAGCTGGTAACGTCAGTCCAACTGTCGCCTTAGATAAATTGAAACATTTTACCTACGAACCAGTTGGTGAATTTGCCCACATTGACCATCATCGCCAGCTCAGAACTGGGTTTCCTGAAACGATCTGGGGTCAAGGCAAAACTCCCGACCAAATCGTGCAAATTATGGCAGCAATGCGCCAGCGCAACTCAGTAGTGATGGCGACGCGCATCGAACCCGATGTAGCAGAACAGCTAGAAGAGAAGGTAGAGGGACTGCGTTACTATCCGATGGCAAAAATTGCGGCGATCGCACCAGCACGGATCGAACCGCAGTACCCTGGTAAAATTGGTATCCTCTCAGCGGGGACTGCCGATTTACCCGTAGCTGAGGAAGCGGCTATAACTGCCGAACTATCCAGTTTTCGCGTTCTCCGGTTATGGGATGTGGGCGTTGCTGGTATTCATCGCCTGCTAGACAACCGCCACGTTATCGCTGAAGCATCTGTATTGATTGTTGTCGCAGGAATGGAAGGGGCTTTACCCAGCGTAGTTGCAGGATTAGCCGATTGTCCCGTCATTGCCGTTCCTACCAGCGTTGGCTATGGTGCAAGTTTCAGCGGCTTAGCTCCCCTCTTGACAATGCTTAACTCTTGTGCAGCAGGGGTAGGAGTTGTCAATATAGATAACGGTTTTGGCGCAGCGATTTTAGCAGGACAAATTCTACGCACCGCAGGAAAATTACAGTGA
- a CDS encoding ABC transporter substrate-binding protein — protein sequence MIRRNFLITLTLLVAIALSGCNPTEMRTNATQVSQIVARVPGDPQTFNYALNQSSPNVFGFLYEGLITENGETGKLEPALAESWEISEDNLKIVFTLRPNLKWSDGEPLTVDDIVFTYNDIYFNEQIPTDIRDILRIGKSKALPKVRKLDSRRVEFTVPEPFAPFLRFAGGIVILPEHALRQSVETKNKDGRPQFLSTWGTDTDLQKIVVNGPFTLESYTVNQRIVFRRNPYYWRKDTQGNALPYVERLIWQIVESPDTALIQFRSLGLDMLEIGPTSFQLLKREEERGDFKIYSGGPDFGTNFICFNLNKGRRQGKPLVNPIKSRWFNTVAFRQAVAYGINREAMLNNVYRGLGELQNSPISVQSPYYLSPEEGLKVYNYNPEKAKELLRGAGFKYNNKGQLLDAEGNRVRFTTISQAGNRTVDAIGSQIKRDLSKIGIQVDFTPIDFAVMVDKITNTLEWESYFGLITGSIEPYSGANVWSPDGGFHPFNQKPQPGQPPIEGREVADWEAEIGRLYIEGARELDETKRKEIYGETQRLAQEYLPFIHLINPLALAAIRDRIEGTKFSALGGTLWNVYELKEAKD from the coding sequence ATGATCCGTCGAAATTTTCTAATAACACTTACATTATTAGTTGCGATCGCACTTTCTGGCTGTAATCCCACCGAAATGAGAACTAACGCCACTCAAGTTTCACAAATCGTGGCGAGAGTTCCAGGCGACCCGCAAACTTTTAATTATGCCTTAAATCAATCGTCACCTAACGTTTTTGGATTTCTTTATGAAGGATTAATTACTGAAAATGGTGAAACTGGAAAGCTAGAGCCAGCATTAGCTGAATCTTGGGAAATTTCTGAAGACAATCTCAAAATCGTTTTTACTCTAAGACCAAATTTAAAATGGTCAGATGGGGAACCGCTAACAGTTGACGATATCGTTTTTACTTATAATGATATTTACTTTAACGAGCAAATTCCCACAGATATAAGAGATATTCTTCGCATTGGCAAGAGTAAAGCTTTACCTAAAGTCCGTAAATTAGATAGCCGCCGAGTCGAATTTACCGTTCCAGAGCCATTCGCACCTTTTTTACGATTTGCAGGTGGGATAGTCATCTTACCAGAACACGCCCTACGTCAATCGGTAGAAACTAAAAATAAAGATGGTAGACCTCAGTTTTTATCTACGTGGGGAACGGATACAGATTTGCAAAAAATTGTGGTCAATGGTCCTTTTACCCTGGAAAGCTACACTGTAAACCAGCGAATAGTCTTTCGCCGCAATCCCTACTACTGGCGGAAAGACACACAAGGAAATGCTTTACCTTATGTTGAGCGGCTAATTTGGCAAATTGTGGAATCACCAGATACAGCTTTAATCCAGTTTCGTTCGTTAGGATTAGATATGCTAGAAATTGGTCCTACGAGTTTTCAATTACTAAAACGGGAGGAAGAACGAGGAGATTTCAAAATTTACAGCGGTGGTCCTGACTTTGGCACAAACTTTATTTGTTTTAACTTAAATAAAGGTCGTCGTCAGGGAAAACCTTTAGTCAATCCAATCAAGTCACGCTGGTTTAATACAGTAGCATTTAGACAAGCAGTTGCTTACGGAATTAATCGCGAAGCAATGCTAAATAATGTCTATCGTGGCTTAGGAGAGCTACAAAATTCGCCAATTTCTGTTCAAAGTCCTTACTATCTCTCTCCTGAAGAAGGTTTAAAAGTTTATAATTATAATCCTGAAAAAGCTAAAGAATTACTTAGAGGAGCTGGATTTAAATATAATAACAAAGGTCAATTACTCGATGCTGAAGGTAATCGAGTCCGGTTCACTACGATCAGCCAAGCGGGTAATAGAACTGTTGATGCAATTGGTTCGCAAATCAAGCGCGATCTCAGCAAGATTGGAATTCAAGTTGATTTTACTCCAATTGACTTTGCTGTCATGGTAGATAAAATTACCAATACTCTCGAATGGGAATCTTATTTTGGTTTAATTACTGGTAGTATTGAACCATATAGCGGAGCAAATGTATGGTCGCCCGATGGCGGTTTTCATCCTTTTAATCAGAAACCACAACCAGGACAACCGCCGATTGAAGGACGAGAAGTTGCAGACTGGGAAGCAGAAATCGGTCGGCTTTACATTGAGGGAGCAAGAGAACTTGACGAAACAAAGCGTAAAGAAATTTATGGAGAAACTCAGCGTTTAGCACAAGAGTATCTTCCTTTTATTCATTTAATCAATCCTTTAGCTTTAGCAGCAATTCGCGATCGCATTGAAGGAACAAAATTCTCTGCTTTAGGTGGAACGCTTTGGAATGTTTATGAATTGAAAGAAGCAAAAGACTAG
- a CDS encoding ABC transporter substrate-binding protein: MKYPITLSQSWRKWLAGILAVVMAIALSGCNPAEMRTQAADVPQIVVSVTTDPDTFNYALGHQVPNIFNMTFRGLTTVNGITKELEPELAESWQISEDKLNIIFTLREGLKWSDGHPLTADDVVFTYNDIVLNKAIPTDLRDYIQIGKQKAYPKVVKLDDRRVEFIMPEPFSPFLATTTGDPTSAIAILPKHALQESVKTKDAKGNPRFLSTWGTDTDPTKIVTNGPFTLESYVPAQRLVYRRNPNYWRKDAQGNSQPYIEKYIWRIVENPETTLVQFRSGGLDIASASADNFSLLKREEERGNFKIYNGGPAFGMSFITFNLNKGSRNGKPLVNPIKSRWFNTVEFRQAVAYGLDRQTMINNFLRGLGELQNSPIDTQSSYFLPPEKGLKVYTYDPAKAKELLQKVGFKYNNKNQLFDAQGNRVRFTLMVPAGGRGNSGRTVAQIQRDLGKIGMQVDLQFLDFGTLMDKTSNSLDWECYIGGFIGGGIEPNDGANVWLTAGGLHNFNQLPQVGQAPIQGREIADWEQKIEDLFIKGAQEFDEAKRKEIYNEFQRTAQEYLPYITLYNPLSLAAIRDRIQGTKFSALGGAFWNIYELNIKDEG; this comes from the coding sequence ATGAAATACCCAATTACTCTTTCCCAATCCTGGCGTAAATGGTTAGCAGGTATACTAGCAGTAGTCATGGCGATCGCGCTGTCTGGCTGCAATCCGGCTGAGATGAGAACCCAAGCGGCTGACGTACCGCAAATAGTTGTCAGCGTGACTACCGATCCCGATACGTTTAATTATGCTTTAGGTCATCAAGTCCCAAATATTTTTAACATGACCTTTAGGGGATTAACTACAGTTAATGGCATTACCAAAGAACTCGAACCAGAATTAGCAGAATCTTGGCAAATTTCCGAAGATAAATTAAATATTATTTTCACTTTAAGAGAAGGCTTAAAATGGTCTGACGGTCATCCACTTACAGCAGATGATGTCGTATTTACTTATAACGATATTGTTTTAAACAAAGCCATTCCTACAGATCTAAGAGATTACATTCAAATTGGTAAGCAAAAGGCTTATCCAAAAGTTGTTAAGCTAGACGATCGCCGCGTTGAATTTATCATGCCCGAACCTTTTTCACCTTTTCTTGCTACGACGACGGGAGATCCTACGAGTGCGATCGCCATTTTACCAAAACACGCTTTACAAGAATCAGTAAAAACAAAAGACGCTAAGGGAAACCCTCGCTTTTTAAGCACTTGGGGAACGGATACAGATCCAACTAAAATTGTCACTAATGGTCCTTTTACACTTGAAAGCTACGTACCTGCTCAACGCTTAGTTTATCGCCGCAACCCTAATTATTGGCGGAAAGATGCACAAGGCAATTCTCAGCCTTATATTGAAAAATACATTTGGCGAATTGTTGAAAATCCAGAAACAACTTTAGTTCAGTTTCGTTCCGGTGGGTTAGATATAGCTTCGGCTTCAGCAGATAATTTTTCTCTGCTCAAACGCGAAGAAGAACGAGGCAATTTTAAGATTTACAATGGTGGACCTGCTTTCGGTATGTCCTTCATTACTTTTAATCTAAATAAAGGTAGTAGAAACGGTAAACCTTTAGTCAACCCGATTAAATCTCGCTGGTTTAATACAGTTGAATTTAGGCAAGCAGTTGCTTACGGACTCGATCGCCAAACGATGATAAATAATTTTTTACGGGGTTTGGGAGAGCTACAAAACTCTCCAATCGATACTCAGAGTTCGTATTTTCTACCTCCTGAAAAAGGATTGAAAGTCTACACCTACGATCCAGCCAAAGCCAAAGAACTACTGCAAAAAGTTGGATTCAAATACAACAATAAAAATCAATTATTTGATGCTCAAGGTAATCGGGTACGATTTACTCTCATGGTTCCTGCTGGGGGTAGAGGTAATAGTGGGAGAACGGTAGCTCAAATTCAACGAGACTTAGGTAAAATTGGAATGCAAGTCGATCTCCAATTTCTTGATTTTGGCACTTTAATGGATAAAACTTCTAATTCTTTAGATTGGGAATGTTACATCGGTGGTTTCATCGGTGGTGGAATTGAACCGAATGACGGAGCAAACGTATGGTTGACAGCAGGTGGCTTGCACAATTTTAACCAATTACCTCAAGTAGGACAAGCACCAATTCAAGGACGAGAAATTGCGGATTGGGAACAAAAGATTGAAGATCTATTTATTAAGGGAGCGCAGGAATTTGACGAAGCCAAGCGGAAAGAAATCTATAATGAATTTCAACGCACTGCTCAAGAATATTTACCATACATTACCTTATACAATCCTTTATCGCTAGCTGCAATTCGCGATCGCATTCAGGGAACAAAATTTTCTGCATTAGGCGGCGCATTCTGGAACATATACGAATTAAACATAAAGGATGAAGGTTGA